ttcttGTGGCACTAAATATTGTATTTGCTATAATTTCAGAAATacaaattgtattatatataaattatttacaatcgaattctatttatttttaatttttttaaataaaataattaaaatatttttcatttcaattttattatttgaatgaaacaatttaactttcttttaatttcgcttcaaaaatatttattttaaaatacaacattttcaaattatactttataaaaaaatattattcgaatttaaatattcaaataacattttaaaatttaatttttaaattaaatgtatcaAAATATGGAGACTAATTgtgaacttttattttctttaagtaaatttcaaattttattattttatttttgaaataccttctacaaatttttaatttttattttattttttcatttaataaattctttttatgctaaccaatttcaaatttattaaataaataaattactctcTTATCAAAACAcaccataaaaagaaaataaaatcttctcttcttttctttcggaatgcttgttttttttattatttttcaatgttGTGAACATGACCAACAAATGTGGCCATTGCAGCTGAAACCATGTttctaaatatatgaaaataaagtactctacaactttaaaattaagaacTCACATGAAATAATATTGTTGTAATATGTTATGATGTGAACTTACAATTTGATAAATACTattcaaacttttttattttaaggttaatcttaatgaatttaatttagtataaaCAACAAATCCTATAACTTCTTTTGGTGCATATATTTAGTTCCTTATGAAACTAAACAATGCCATTCCTATACTATGGTGCATAGACTTTTTGCTCCAAGCCTCAACCAACAGCAGCATGTTGTTCATGACATCATACAACATTTGGTGAAAAACAGCCCATGTTCTTCACCACTACCTCTCATTTCTATATATCTATGTTACTCTTGCTACTCAAACAAagtcaattattatattttgacattgtaTACCATATGTTGTTTTTTGATACAAAACATTTGCAAAGAAAAAGTACTAAGGAAATTGTCTTTTGTTGGGTTCCACAAACTTATCGAAAAAGTTtgaaatatcaaacaataataattcttttatatagttttgatttttaatattaatttgacatTGTGTGAGACTCATCTTTATTGAATTTTCAAACCATCACAGTATCTATCGAAAAATGATtctttgacacacctaaatttttttactttcatttgaCATTAcctttactttttacttttttctttcttgaaaaaatacaaaagtttatacttttataaccattttaaccttatatttttttatcaaatgaatgtaaaaatgtaacaTGATACCATTATTCTgtccaattttaaaatttaatgacacttaatgtgtcaaatgaatgatTTTGTTACTTTGACGTGTCAAAGTATGACtacttaaaatgaaaatatcttaataacgaataatttgataattatgAAACGATaatgaatgataaaataaattcaacaaaataacaaattttattaaaagaaatagattttaagtttaagttaATCTAAAAACATtacttcataaaataaaatttatacatctACTTTTATAGATAGAAATAACATTTTCTAGCATAAGTGTTGGTTGGgtttagttgtttttctttttttatagaaCTAGAAAGGGAAAGTGGGGTAACCAAGATTTTCTCCAACCAGAGAGAATGGGTAAGTAAGTGGTCACAATTTTACCAGGAACTGAACTGATTCAAAatatcaacatttatttttctatttcttatatACCAAATAAACATACAGACACTGACAGCATGTTCCACTCCTCCAAGGATATATCCTTAATTAGTTCTGAACCTGTGATCTTTGTTTCAGCCAATTTTGCAACAATGTGCCTTTAACTACACCCTGACAACTAGGCCATTCCTAAAAGTAATTCGCAAAATTAGCCTTTAGAGGACAAACTAGAAGCATAGtgttatattatgtttttgggCCAATTCCCAAACtcaatctttatatatttttggaatcttttatctctaaaaatgttatcaatgtataatacaatttaatctGATATTACAACTTAAAgggtcattttttatttcatatttttaaatattatttatatattttttttttctattgaattAAGAGGAAaacgttaaattttttcttatgatGCAATCTAAGAATTATCTCCTCTGCTGATTCTCTTCTCTCCTTCATTCATTTGGATTCTCTTACTGAATAAAACCTAACAAAACATATACTTGGTATCCCAACCTTCAGCACTTGTGTGGTTGAAATAAAAGTGACATTGCTGTAACGTGATTTGTGGCAGATGCAGACATGAAGTACCATGTTAGTTACAACATCATCTCACAACCTGTCGTTGTACTGTTAAAACGGCAACGTCAAAAAGGCTTGGCCTATTTATGAATGGCTCTCCTTTGTCATTTTGCTTTTGAACTATGCTAACATTCTGAACACACCCAATTGGAAAAAGTTGTTCATTTACAGTTTCATTTTTCAAGTCTCGGACTTTTCTAGAGTGCAAGATCTGCTTTTAGCAGTAAAATTCTCAATAATAGCACTGGTTGAAACGgttgaaaacataattttatcataCATTAACTACTAATTATTCAATTAGCATTTATTATTCTGTACTTTCTCTTTAAAATCCATTCAATACTCAGAACGAAATcattaaatagttttaagtGTGTTCAAATTATAGTTGGCGGAACCATCATGGGAGGATTTTTCAATGACGTATATAACAGAAACGCTTATTGAAGTATATTAATTGATCAGGGTGTTGAGAAACTGATTCATTTCATTTCTAACATAGCATGCTTTTCAAAGTAAGTGCTTTTATTTAAGCTTATGCATGTTACCTAACAATTGATTTGAGTAGGTAACACATATATGTTCTTAGTTACATAGCAAATATTTTAGGGAGAAATAGATGAATTTGGTAGCATCAAAACTTTTTTACTTGGACTTGGTCCAAGAATCTTGGTGTTGCTTGGGATCAGTCTGATAGTACACAATGTCCCCAGTGTCGCTAACGAAGTGATCCTGACTTATGCTTTGTAGCAAGTACTTCAATAGATGAAATGGCAATGGCCCAGATTTCTGAGGCTCACGATAATACTTTCCAAGCACAGATTTTGCTGATTTAGTCTGTGGTGCCaaaacaacagaaaaaaaaagaagaaaaggacaTATCAGAACcatagaaaaaaaggaaagtatTATTGTGATTATTTAACTGATACTACTTTTGATCTGGATAATGATCAGTGGAGAAAGAAGTGAATACCGCTTCCACCAAATGGTAATGTGGAATTTGAGGGAAAAGGTGATGGATAACATGGGTGCCAATGTCATGGTGAACGTTGTTAATCCAACCATAGTCACGATCTACTGTTGTAAGACCACCCCTTAGATAGCTCCATTCCTGTGAAATTACACAGACAGAGTAACATGATGGATGATGTCATATCTTCTTTTCAAGTATGGCAAAATTGCACATAAACATGTTACTGTTTAAAATGAGCAATGTGACAAATTGGACCAAAGTGGTCATAAATCTAGTAAACTGAGAGCTTGTTACTTTTGTAATTCTCTTGAAATATTAATGAGATAAATGATGTTTAAGGATGATACCTGGCCACGGTACCAAGGTAGTTTATGCGTGTAACCATGATGATGCAAGTAGGTGACGAAATCCAGCCACATGACGAAGATCTACACAAGTTGAAGTAAGTAAATGGTTGGAAATGAGTTAACCAATTAATAGTGAAGAGTGTGACAGAGATTGATTACCAAATAGGGTACCCCATAGAGCTTGAGCATGAAAATTGGACCTATTGTTAGGGAAAGATAAAGAAGCACAGACAGCACGATGCCCCAACACAGGGTCGAAGTTACCACGCCTTTTCTCTCACCAGGGGAGAACAAGTTGCTGTAAGGGTTGAAATGAGAACCTTCTTTCCCTGGGCTTCTGTTCCACTGAAATGGAGAATTCAGAGTTTAAGGTAAGATTAGTGTATTAGATATCAGGAATTAAAAACTAGAATAAAATAATGCTGTCATcctggaaaaagaaaaagagggtCTCACCAAATAAAAGGGATATGCAAAgattggaaaaggaaaagagtATCTCAGCATTCTTGTCATGTTGTCTAGATTCTTGTAAACCTTCTCCGTTAACTGAGGTAAATCAAAAAGACAATAATCATGAACTGCCTCATGAAGTTCATTCACATACCTAGATTtttcctccttctcttcttGTATTGGACCGATAAATCTCATCACTGATGGATactgagaaaagagaaaaaagtggAAACTCATACCGGAACCCAGGATTCATCCTTCTCAACATGGCCGTGGTTTTGGTGGTGAGTCCTGTGGCTGATTCTCCTGCAGAATCCATGAGTTGTGAAATGGTTAGGTTGTCAAATCAGAATAAAAATTtaggaaacaaaagaaattcaagGACAATGTGAACAAGAAAAGTAGCTAAAAGGAACCGACCATCCATTGTATGGTACAAGGATCAAGGAGTGCAAGATGTGGCCCACAAAGCTATTCAACTTGGAACTGTTTGAAAAACTTCCATGCCCGCTGTTCAAAGCATCAACAAATTAGAACTCACCAAGGTGAAAAACATCGATGATATTCAcgaaaaactaagtgaaaaGGTACAACGATGTAACATAATCAATTCTTTTTCAGATACCAATCATGTCCAAGAACAAACAGGGCCCAAAACATTGTGCCTTGTACAGGCCAATAGAGTGGCCAGAAGAACCAGCTATTGAAGGAAATTGCTGCAGCAGCCAATGCTGTGACCACTGAGACATCCCTGAGAACATAACTCAGAGATCTCAGTGTGCTTTTCTCCCAGCAATGCTTGGGAATTGCTGCTCTGATATCTGCAATCTTAAAGGGTGGTGGAGCACCAGGATCAAAATAAGTTTGATCTCCTTCCCTTGCCCCATTACCAAAATGTTGCAGAACCATTTTTTCTCTATGTTTCTTTCTCTGTTACAATGTTGCTTTGGAGAGGGatcatttatatacatatatacacacatgTCTGTGACCCCATGTGTTATGATGCTTGAGAAAATTCACCGACATCTACCTCAACACtcattatatatgtataaagtAACCGCAATAATAAATCATAGTAATAATCTTAATTATAACacagattaaatttattaattaatttaattttgtaccCTTTATTTGTGCTGCTTTCGTGGCCACGTATGAGAATGAAAATCAGAGTATCTGATACATGTCATCTCAGTGTTTTGGTTTTATCAGGCCGGTGGGTCTAACCGGAAAGCTTTTTATTATACCCAATATAGACACATGCAAAATAAGGAGAAAATGTTTACTATGGCTAAAagttacatatatatttattctttatttaagtATGAtgatttcaaatatacaaaattacGCAAAAACAATTCTAGGAAATACTGACAttggtgttattattttatatatgattataattttaacaaGTATTTTGATCATTCATTCACAATAATCTCTTCTAAAGAGATTTGAAATTACTAAAAAGTGATATTATCTTCtcaaaatttgaattctgaaaccttttttagttattatactattattctttttgagtatttttttttcttttgcatgatTAAGTTTTCTGTCTCATGACTCTTTGAATATGGTGATATAAGCAAGGTTCATTCTTTCCCTAACTATGTACATGTTAACTTTTCCCTTTCCTTTATAATACTTTTTGCAACTTTACCTATTTTCAGCTTATTTTTTTACGTTTTTTAAACAAGTAAAATGAATGAactatgaatatatatatttattaatatgacAATATAAATATGGTATATGCATGTGTATACCaagttcaattttatttgacTTCTGAGCAAGTTCTTTCAAACTCTTAGCTATATTCTATAACGGGCTCATAAAAGTTCACCCTTGTGGTCAAAAATATCTAGAGTTCATTTAACAAGATATAAAGTTTATTTCGTGGTTAATTATCAGTTTTTGtttcctctattttttattttgttttagaataattgtttacattatttatttattaataatataatataatgtttttaagcCTTTTCTCtctaacataaaataaaataattaatttttattgtaatctCAATGATAACATATTGTCGGGATGGATAGTGTTTATTCGCTATCccacgataaaaaaaaattcattcgttatctattttattgtcagttgaatattgatttaaaaaatatttacaaatattttaaaatttataaatatagtgtatactgataaatatttataatattattttata
Above is a genomic segment from Vigna radiata var. radiata cultivar VC1973A chromosome 10, Vradiata_ver6, whole genome shotgun sequence containing:
- the LOC106775023 gene encoding omega-3 fatty acid desaturase, endoplasmic reticulum (The RefSeq protein has 6 substitutions and aligns at 98% coverage compared to this genomic sequence); translation: MIQAQTLQHFGNGAREGDQSYFDPGAPPPFKIADIRAAIPKHCWEKSTLRSLSYVLRDVLVVTALAASAISFNSWFFWPLYWPAQGTMFWALFVLGHDCGHGSFSNSSKLNSFVGHILHSLILVPYNGWRISHRTHHQNHGHVEKDESWVPLTEKVYKNLDDMTRMLRYSFPFPIFAYPFYLWNRSPGKEGSHFNPYSNLFSPGERKGVVTSTLCWGIVLSVLLYLSLTIGPIFMLKLYGVPYLIFVMWLDFVTYLHHHGYTHKLPWYRGQEWSYLRGGLTTVDRDYGWINNVHHDIGTHVIHHLFPQIPHYHLVEATKSAKSVLGKYYREPQKSGPLPFHLLKYLLQSISQDHFVSDTGDIVYYQTDPKLHQDSWTKSK